A stretch of the Ischnura elegans chromosome 5, ioIscEleg1.1, whole genome shotgun sequence genome encodes the following:
- the LOC124159432 gene encoding probable DNA replication complex GINS protein PSF2 has product MMDPAEVEFLAEKLMVEIVPNFNFDRVYLISGEVGPFRAGLPVKVPIWMAVNLRQRQKCRILVPDWMDVEKLEQVKEEESASRFFTKMPSEHYMAEAQLILSTCGEDVPRADEIRTALKDLWDMRMSKLRASVDVFIKSGGTHARLDHLTLMELNSVRPLLPHALDQLQRLRRNTQPRASASQDFSQ; this is encoded by the exons ATGATGGACCCTGCAGAAGTTGAGTTTCTCGCGGAGAAACTAATGGTGGAAATAGTTCCTAATTTCAATTTCGATAGAGTTTACCTCATATCTGGAGAAGTAGGCCCTTTCCGAGCTGGTCTTCCAGTCAAAGTCCCTATTTGGATGGCGGTGAATCTTCGTCAACGACAGAAATGTCGTATACTAGTGCCCGATTGGATGGATGTAGAAAAATTAGAACAAGTCAAAGAAGAGGAATCAGCATCACG ATTTTTCACTAAAATGCCCAGTGAGCATTACATGGCTGAAGCTCAACTTATTCTTAGCACTTGTGGGGAGGACGTACCGCGTGCGGACGAAATAAGGACAGCTTTGAAAGATCTCTGGGATATGAGGATGTCAAAGCTGCGTGCTTCAGTCGATGTGTTTATTAAAAGTGGTGGGACCCATGCTCGTCTCGATCACTTGACATTGATGGAATTGAATAGTGTCAGACCGCTTTTACCTCATGCCTTAGATCAGCTGCAACGACTTCGAAGG AACACGCAGCCTAGGGCATCAGCCTCCCAGGACTTCTCACAGTGA